A region from the Desulfitobacterium dehalogenans ATCC 51507 genome encodes:
- the larE gene encoding ATP-dependent sacrificial sulfur transferase LarE, whose translation MQAKLNHLKQIIKEMESVVVAFSGGVDSTFLLKVVHETLGDHCLAVIGASETMPSADYNNALQQVKEFGAKFLVIKTEEMDKEEFVKNPQNRCFHCKNELFTKLLSIAQEKKINWVLDGSNADDLKDYRPGMQAARALGVRSPLQEAGLSKEEIRQFSKKMGLSTWDKPSSPCLSSRFPYGEEITIEKLRRVEKAETLLKELGFKNLRVRYHQDVARLEIPKEDFLKLMELDLDTIVKPLKELGFTYVTLDLEGFRSGSLNEGIPIL comes from the coding sequence ATGCAAGCAAAGCTGAATCACTTAAAGCAAATCATTAAGGAAATGGAATCAGTTGTGGTAGCTTTTTCGGGTGGGGTGGACAGCACCTTTCTCTTAAAAGTAGTTCATGAAACTTTAGGGGATCATTGTCTTGCTGTCATCGGTGCTTCGGAAACGATGCCTTCTGCTGATTATAACAATGCTTTGCAGCAGGTTAAAGAGTTTGGGGCAAAGTTTTTAGTAATTAAAACTGAAGAAATGGACAAGGAGGAGTTTGTAAAGAACCCTCAGAACCGTTGTTTTCATTGCAAAAATGAGCTGTTTACAAAGCTTTTGAGCATTGCCCAAGAGAAGAAGATTAATTGGGTTCTTGATGGGAGTAATGCTGATGATCTAAAAGATTACCGTCCTGGCATGCAAGCAGCGAGAGCCTTGGGGGTAAGGAGTCCGTTACAAGAAGCGGGCTTGAGCAAAGAAGAGATTCGTCAATTTTCCAAGAAGATGGGACTTTCAACTTGGGATAAGCCCTCCAGTCCTTGTCTATCTTCTCGTTTTCCCTACGGAGAGGAGATCACGATCGAAAAGCTTCGGCGCGTAGAGAAAGCGGAAACTTTACTTAAAGAACTAGGATTTAAAAATTTAAGAGTGCGTTATCACCAGGATGTGGCCCGATTGGAAATTCCTAAAGAAGATTTTTTGAAACTTATGGAACTGGACCTCGATACTATCGTCAAGCCCCTCAAGGAATTAGGGTTTACCTATGTTACTCTGGATTTAGAGGGTTTTCGAAGCGGCAGTCTAAACGAAGGAATACCAATTCTGTAG
- a CDS encoding homoserine dehydrogenase — MKENTVSIGLLGCGNVGQGVVKGILLHSNKILRKLGITLVVSKALVQDISKERAIEGVILTQKPQDILDDPEIEVVVEVMGGEHPTYSYIKEALDKGKHVVTANKLLLALHGAELQEIAQRKGICLLYEGSVLGGIPILRTIQYGLAGDQVKKICGILNGTTNYILTQMVESEKGYEEALQEAQEAGYAESDPTMDVTGLDAACKLVILCRECFDLDIPLEEVEIKGIQGLTPEEVAEQKRQGRVPKLVAEASIIDQSSSGLEKSREGIIAKVGVQWLSREAILSHVSGVDNGLSLETQLVGDLFWKGPGAGGLATGGAVLSDIVEIAKKVVVERSIGNAAR, encoded by the coding sequence ATGAAGGAAAATACAGTGAGTATTGGTCTATTAGGATGTGGGAACGTGGGCCAAGGGGTGGTAAAAGGAATACTACTCCATTCAAACAAAATTCTTCGCAAACTGGGGATCACACTGGTCGTAAGCAAGGCCCTTGTTCAAGATATAAGTAAAGAGCGAGCAATTGAGGGGGTTATTCTAACACAGAAACCTCAAGATATTCTCGATGACCCGGAGATTGAAGTAGTAGTGGAAGTTATGGGAGGTGAACATCCCACCTATTCTTATATCAAAGAGGCGCTAGATAAAGGAAAGCATGTAGTGACAGCCAATAAGCTATTACTGGCTCTTCATGGCGCGGAATTACAAGAAATAGCCCAGCGTAAAGGAATCTGCTTGCTTTATGAAGGGAGCGTCTTGGGAGGGATTCCGATTCTTAGAACCATTCAATATGGGCTAGCCGGAGACCAGGTGAAAAAAATTTGTGGAATTTTAAATGGGACCACTAATTATATTCTGACTCAAATGGTGGAGTCAGAGAAAGGCTATGAGGAGGCTTTGCAAGAAGCGCAAGAGGCTGGTTATGCGGAAAGTGATCCGACCATGGATGTAACTGGTTTAGATGCGGCGTGTAAACTTGTTATTCTCTGTCGGGAATGCTTTGATCTGGATATTCCTCTTGAAGAGGTGGAGATTAAAGGAATCCAAGGGCTAACCCCGGAAGAGGTCGCGGAGCAAAAAAGACAGGGACGAGTGCCTAAATTAGTTGCCGAGGCATCCATCATTGATCAGTCTTCGTCAGGACTGGAAAAAAGTCGGGAAGGAATTATTGCTAAGGTTGGTGTGCAGTGGTTATCTAGGGAAGCAATTCTAAGTCATGTCTCCGGCGTGGATAATGGCCTATCCCTGGAAACGCAGTTGGTGGGTGATCTTTTTTGGAAGGGACCTGGTGCTGGCGGATTGGCCACAGGGGGAGCGGTCTTGTCCGATATCGTTGAGATTGCAAAGAAAGTAGTTGTAGAGCGCAGCATAGGAAATGCAGCTCGTTAA
- a CDS encoding DUF4652 domain-containing protein yields the protein MNFGIFPLSAFFKGPGSEELTYSTTLVTNPEQTPQQRIQQQRANYAAYVKKVKTAAAAGPSEPDSGAVEDETPKPAITEQTEQLFRINTNPYVPAFILQGNYVVHGSSPNKQYTAYIYPDEWETIGDIYIKDSASSSWLRLQLDQNYRVKMWHSFAPEGRYTPKKKIHWLNDNEFIIIVGFAHGIVSKGGELVKVTRATGKAEILYPAYQKLNQEVVDFEQVGDDLVLYINLMDVNGFCIEKGEIRVPLKDIDTLSQRDIVS from the coding sequence TTGAATTTTGGTATCTTTCCTTTAAGTGCCTTTTTTAAAGGGCCCGGTTCAGAGGAACTGACTTATTCGACAACGCTGGTCACCAATCCCGAACAAACTCCACAGCAAAGAATCCAACAGCAAAGAGCCAATTATGCCGCTTATGTTAAGAAAGTAAAGACCGCAGCAGCAGCTGGTCCAAGTGAACCTGATAGCGGAGCAGTGGAAGACGAGACTCCGAAACCAGCTATCACCGAGCAAACTGAACAGCTTTTTCGTATTAATACCAATCCCTATGTTCCTGCCTTTATTTTACAGGGGAATTATGTGGTTCATGGCAGTTCGCCAAATAAGCAATATACAGCTTATATCTACCCAGATGAATGGGAAACCATCGGCGATATTTATATCAAAGATAGTGCGAGCAGTAGTTGGTTGCGACTGCAGCTAGACCAGAACTACCGAGTTAAAATGTGGCATTCTTTTGCTCCAGAAGGAAGATACACTCCAAAAAAGAAGATTCACTGGCTTAATGATAACGAGTTTATCATTATAGTCGGCTTTGCTCATGGTATAGTTTCTAAGGGTGGTGAGCTGGTTAAGGTTACTAGAGCTACCGGTAAGGCGGAGATTCTTTACCCCGCCTATCAAAAACTTAATCAAGAGGTTGTAGATTTTGAACAAGTGGGAGATGATCTAGTTCTTTATATTAATCTCATGGATGTTAATGGATTTTGTATAGAGAAGGGAGAAATCCGTGTTCCCCTGAAAGACATTGATACTTTATCACAACGAGACATTGTTTCTTAA